Proteins encoded together in one Micromonospora auratinigra window:
- a CDS encoding HPF/RaiA family ribosome-associated protein, with amino-acid sequence MSAVTNPATVAECLRVGAGFSQGDRNWIAEQFATLDARLAGFHADATELEVSVKDREARGQKVTLECWVAGRQKIVTTSTEEDLHAALNDVRDDLRRKLNDAKTRQEPRSNKHLREVTQPEIAPVADDDADLHRADAETA; translated from the coding sequence ATGAGCGCTGTGACGAACCCCGCGACCGTGGCCGAGTGCCTGCGCGTCGGTGCCGGCTTCTCCCAGGGCGACCGGAACTGGATCGCGGAGCAGTTCGCCACCCTCGACGCCCGGCTCGCCGGCTTCCACGCCGACGCCACCGAGCTGGAGGTGTCGGTCAAGGACCGCGAGGCACGGGGGCAGAAGGTGACCCTGGAGTGCTGGGTCGCGGGCCGGCAGAAGATCGTCACCACCTCCACCGAGGAGGACCTGCACGCCGCGCTCAACGACGTCCGGGACGACCTGCGCCGCAAGCTCAACGACGCGAAGACCCGACAGGAGCCCCGCAGCAACAAGCACCTGCGGGAGGTCACCCAGCCGGAGATCGCCCCCGTTGCCGACGACGACGCCGACCTCCACCGGGCCGACGCCGAGACCGCCTGA